One part of the Halobacteria archaeon AArc-dxtr1 genome encodes these proteins:
- a CDS encoding PAS domain-containing sensor histidine kinase: MDNRDWSASQSSRGCVDGRSADRDIFLGSDQLALAGPEALVLFAVTTDDEPDVTVAATNEQYRDLAGLARGAGHSRDPTALFGAERGSAIVSNCRRCIERGDSVEYEGVPGTADVDGHWYTRFVPLSAAQSTAWIVAISRRRAKTDPTHQLTVAEFRQIVDLIPDLLLAKNRGGEFLLANEAFASMHGCTPEEMEGKTDREIGVDEETAAKFRADDLSVIESGEPMERVEETITTDAGETRILQTTKIPYEPVGTDETAVLAYARDVTELKEYERQLEAQRNNLELLNEVVRHDIRNDLQLIQAYAELATEHVDDEGVSYLETIIESAENAITLTQTARELAAEMAESATTSHRIPLSGVLTQQLREIRSAHPNADVSVAGFLPDVGVRADGLLGAVFRNLLENAIQHNDTEIPVVTISAETTDDVVTVRIADNGPGVPESRREEIFYKREKGDRSDGTGIGLYLVSTLLGRYGGEIWVEDADLGGAAFVVELSVE, encoded by the coding sequence ATGGATAATCGGGACTGGTCGGCGTCACAGTCCTCCCGTGGCTGTGTTGACGGCCGATCCGCAGACCGAGACATCTTTCTCGGGAGTGATCAGCTGGCACTGGCGGGCCCAGAGGCACTGGTTCTGTTCGCTGTCACCACCGACGACGAGCCCGACGTCACAGTCGCGGCGACCAACGAACAGTATCGGGACCTCGCTGGATTGGCCCGCGGGGCAGGCCACAGCCGTGATCCGACTGCACTGTTCGGTGCGGAGAGGGGCTCTGCGATCGTCTCGAACTGCCGTCGGTGTATCGAACGCGGCGATTCGGTCGAGTACGAGGGCGTTCCCGGAACAGCCGACGTCGACGGCCACTGGTACACGCGCTTCGTCCCGCTGTCTGCTGCTCAGTCGACCGCGTGGATCGTCGCGATCTCCCGCCGGCGAGCCAAGACGGATCCGACCCACCAGTTAACCGTCGCGGAGTTTCGCCAGATCGTCGATCTGATTCCCGACCTGCTGCTCGCGAAGAACCGTGGGGGCGAGTTTCTGCTCGCAAACGAGGCATTCGCGTCGATGCACGGCTGTACCCCCGAAGAGATGGAGGGAAAAACGGATCGAGAGATCGGCGTGGACGAGGAGACGGCAGCGAAGTTCAGAGCCGACGATCTGTCGGTGATCGAGTCCGGCGAACCGATGGAGCGAGTCGAGGAGACGATCACGACAGACGCTGGTGAGACGCGTATTCTCCAGACGACCAAGATCCCCTACGAGCCGGTTGGCACGGACGAAACGGCCGTTCTCGCGTACGCCCGGGACGTAACCGAACTCAAAGAGTACGAGCGACAACTCGAAGCCCAGCGCAACAACCTCGAACTGTTAAACGAGGTTGTGCGCCACGACATTCGAAACGACCTCCAACTCATCCAGGCGTACGCCGAGCTTGCGACCGAACACGTCGACGATGAGGGGGTATCGTACCTCGAGACGATCATCGAGAGCGCCGAGAACGCGATCACGCTCACCCAGACGGCACGCGAACTGGCCGCCGAAATGGCGGAGTCGGCGACGACCAGTCATCGGATTCCCCTCTCTGGCGTCCTCACACAACAACTTCGCGAGATCCGATCCGCTCATCCGAACGCCGACGTCTCCGTCGCCGGATTTCTGCCAGACGTCGGGGTTCGTGCTGACGGGCTGCTCGGGGCGGTGTTCAGAAACCTCCTCGAAAATGCCATCCAGCACAACGACACCGAGATACCGGTCGTCACCATCTCAGCCGAGACCACTGATGACGTCGTCACCGTTCGCATTGCCGACAACGGGCCCGGTGTGCCCGAGTCTCGGCGCGAGGAAATCTTTTATAAGCGCGAGAAGGGCGACCGAAGCGACGGGACCGGGATCGGGCTCTACCTCGTCTCGACGCTGCTCGGTCGGTACGGTGGTGAGATCTGGGTCGAAGACGCTGACCTGGGCGGTGCCGCCTTCGTCGTCGAACTATCCGTCGAATAA